Proteins found in one Neurospora crassa OR74A linkage group II, whole genome shotgun sequence genomic segment:
- a CDS encoding glycerol-3-phosphate dehydrogenase produces the protein MSRLLRAKKLVAPALVAGVAGGSLYYMYKPRNIPGYEGPVVPPPIFGADGTFKLPRFPQVKSRDQQIADLKKSNSGNKEDEYDVLVIGAGATGAGVALDAATRGLKVAVVERDDFSSGTSSKSTKLVHGGVRYLEKAVWNLDYAQYELVKEALKERKYFLKTAPHLSSWLPIMLPLDQWWKVPYYWAGTKFYDFLAGSEGIESSYFLTKSKAIDAFPMLKQTDLVGALVYYDGAHNDSRMNVSIGMTAALYGATVVNHMEVTGLQKGENGKLCGATLKDLVTERDGNEATPFNIKAKCIINCTGPFTDSIRKMDDQDCKEIVAPASGVHVILPGYYSPGKMGLIDPSTSDGRVIFFLPWQGNTIAGTTDEPATITKNPLPDEKSIQWILNEISHYLSPDINVRRGDVLAAWSGLRPLVRDPKAKNTESLVRNHLIDISPSGLITCAGGKWTTYRQMAEECVDAAIKEFNLPVKPIANPPLVSGTEHVEDDAVLDGSCQTHRVRLIGAHGFSRTLFIHLIQHFGVETEVAKHLTESYGDRAWTVASLCKATNKRFPAKGERIAELYPFVDGEIRYAVRHEYAQTAVDVLARRTRLAFLNAQAALEALPKVIDIMADELKWDAKRKDVEWKDTVAFLESMGLPQPMLTTTRQQVEKGKLDWSNSLEWKMYSRHDKPVDEKERNEQAEIAGRAGTHR, from the exons ATGTCGAGGCTATTGCGAGCAAAGAAGCTGGTCGCCCCGGCCCTTGTGGCCGGTGTCGCTGGTGGCTCCCTCTACTACATGTATAAGCCCCGAAACATCCCCGGGTACGAAGGCCCCGTTGTCCCGCCCCCTATCTTCGGCGCCGACGGCACCTTCAAGCTCCCCCGCTTCCCTCAGGTCAAGTCTCGCGACCAGCAGATTGCCGATCTAAAAAAGAGCAACTCGGGAAACAAGGAGGACGAATATGATGTGCTTGTTATCGGAGCTGGCGCAACCGGTGCCGGTGTGGCTCTCGATGCCGCAACTCGCGGTCTCAAGGTCGCCGTTGTTGAGCGAGACGACTTCAGTTCCGGGACAAGCAGCAAGAGCACCAAGCTGGTACACGGTGGTGTGCGTTATCTCGAAAAGGCCGTCTGGAACTTGGACTACGCCCAGTATGAGCTTGTCAAGGAGGCCCTCAAGGAGCGCAAGTACTTCTTGAAGACTGCGCCCCATCTGAGCTCGTGGCTACCAATCATGTTGCCACTCGACCAGTGGTGGAAGGTTCCTTACTACTGGGCTGGCACCAAGTTCTACGATTTCCTGGCTGGTTCCGAGGGCATCGAGAGCTCATACTTTTTGACCAAGAGCAAGGCCATTGATGCCTTCCCCATGCTCAAACAGACCGACCTCGTTGGCGCCCTCGTCTACTACGATGGTGCCCACAACGACTCCCGCATGAACGTCTCGATCGGTATGACTGCCGCCCTCTACGGTGCTACTGTTGTAAACCACATGGAGGTCACTGGCCTTCAGAAGGGCGAGAACGGAAAGCTCTGCGGTGCTACCCTCAAGGACCTTGTCACTGAGAGAGACGGCAACGAGGCGACTCCCTTCAACATCAAGGCCAAGTGCATCATCAACTGCACTGGTCCCTTCACAGACAGCATCCGTAAGATGGACGACCAGGACTGCAAGGAGATTGTCGCCCCCGCCTCCGGTGTGCACGTCATCCTCCCCGGTTACTACAGCCCTGGCAAGATGGGCCTGATCgacccctccacctccgACGGCAgagtcatcttcttcctcccctggCAAGGCAACACCATTGCCGGTACCACCGACGAGCCTGCGACCATTACCAAGAACCCCCTTCCCGACGAGAAGTCCATCCAGTGGATTCTCAACGAGATCAGCCACTACCTCTCCCCCGACATCAACGTCCGCCGCGGCGACGTCCTGGCTGCCTGGTCCGGTCTCCGCCCTCTCGTAAGGGaccccaaggccaagaacaCCGAGTCCCTTGTCCGTAACCACCTGATCGATATCTCCCCCTCCGGCCTCATCACCTGCGCCGGTGGCAAGTGGACCACCTACCGCCAAATGGCCGAGGAGTGCGTCGACGCCGCCATCAAGGAGTTCAACCTGCCCGTCAAGCCCATCGCCAACCCTCCCCTGGTCAGCGGCACTGAGCACGTGGAAGACGATGCCGTCCTCGACGGCTCCTGCCAGACGCACCGTGTCCGCCTGATCGGCGCTCATGGCTTCAGCCGCACCTTGTTCATCCACCTGATCCAGCACTTTGGCGTCGAGACCGAGGTCGCCAAGCACTTGACCGAGAGCTACGGCGACCGCGCCTGGACCGTTGCTTCGCTGTGCAAGGCCACCAACAAGCGCTTCCCCGCCAAGGGCGAGCGCATTGCAGAGCTTTACCCCTTTGTTGACGGCGAGATCCGCTACGCGGTCAGGCACGAGTATGCCCAGACGGCTGTGGACGTGCTCGCTCGTCGCACGAGATTGGCCTTCTTGAATGCGCAGGCGGCGCTCGAGGCGTTGCCCAAGGTTATTGACATCATGGCTGATGAGCTCAAGTGGGAtgcgaagaggaaggatgTTGAGTGGAAGGACA CCGTCGCCTTCCTCGAGTCAATGGGCCTTCCCCAACCGatgctcaccaccacccgccaACAAGTCGAGAAGGGCAAGCTGGACTGGTCCAACTCGCTCGAGTGGAAGATGTACTCGAGACACGATAAGCCGGTCGACGAGAAGGAGCGCAACGAGCAGGCCGAGATTGCCGGGCGCGCGGGGACTCATCGTTAA
- the cya-4 gene encoding cytochrome c oxidase subunit IV — protein sequence MLRTPTVSALVRNVAVRAAKPTMAVRAASTMPISNPTLANIEKRWEQMPMQEQAELWMALRDRMKGNWADLTLQEKKAAYYIAFGPHGPRALPPPGEQKKVLAYTVAGVFLSFVIFATMRAFAKPPPATMTKEWQEATNEFLKAQKSDPLTGLTSEGYNGKGHVQSPSASA from the exons ATGCTTCGCACTCCTACCGTCTCGGCCCTCGTGCGCAACGTCGCCGTTCGCGCCGCCAAGCCCACCATGGCCGTCCGCGCCGCTTCCACCATGCCCATCTCCAACCCCACGCTTGCCAACATTGAGAAGAGATGGGAGCAGATGCCCATGCAGGAGCAGGCCGAGCTCTGGATGGCTCTCCGCGACCGCATGAAGGGCAACTGGGCCGACCTTACCCtccaggagaagaaggctg CCTACTACATCGCCTTCGGTCCCCACGGCCCCCGCGCTCTCCCCCCTCCCGGcgagcagaagaaggtcTTGGCCTACACTGTCGCCGGtgtcttcctctctttcgtCATCTTCGCTACCATGCGCGCCTTCGCCAAGCCCCCTCCTGCCACCATGACCAAGGAGTGGCAAGAGGCTACCAACGAGTTCCTCAAG GCCCAGAAGTCCGACCCCCTCACTGGTCTCACCTCCGAAGGCTACAACGGCAAGGGCCACGTTCAGTCTCCCTCTGCCAGCGCATAA
- a CDS encoding mitochondrial AAA ATPase, producing the protein MPVAGARALLSAQSSCCRRLPRAVSGSLSRRQHASHPSLRGFRTSAASLKNDSDSNSNPADHKKPEDEDKTTHDKPASTTTTTSTGQEEASADKKDTESKAAADAYKEALTLKGTRGRHRPGRMGAVNIENNVAPQASSTPSTPWVKLDPWFIDHNVSLYEARPIGAPQTMLFPLEDVDREAVLELLEKKFAKVQMTAEDVKSWTSMLDELVRLPEEEREAAFEQLPESSSQLLKKAHAAHSTAFLQALAIVHQTGANPEHIELLREHHSSREDDIVRLLWWSDKPLSGEAQRWLANLRCEAQPGSGALHGSPLASRPDPEYPVCMELLAAIRAELVADVPHGTKPPDYHRLTTVLSVVNRRGRSVANHVIDDIATDLKADVIHLDAFSLARLLGTQLQQNIHHARGSVSMLGYAASEMNGRLINRDDADSDGDVGVLHVSMPSKLRSLLSSGKDFGSSRSVDPRWEGLKIQNTLKAIVRAADAKRFAQTGTYEKRDLIIHLHDYVELSELQESLITRLRDIVHDWHFEEAAHDGKKIVLVGSSSSDMDKSQHWRNQLVELGREGHHIIPFHASPSTEWMDRKDNLYDNINNIKSMLEARLPTPAAIDFDAQIKFEDDQVLVDERYTDLFQTLSKHVFDAQWVYRLTSLLLGSRSPPPKKYGLGHLKYALAFMSDRDNHWKGIYSGIRPPYFSPLFRQKGGASNIFDQHMPEGGDSPTSGFSSSWASSQSQTASDNKDYDQHEKKLLAGLVNAKDIHTTFDDIIVPAETKESLIGLTSLSLQRPDAFAYGVLKTERIPGCLLYGPPGTGKTLLAKAVAKESGANMLEVSAASINDMWLGQSEKNVRALFSLARKLSPMVIFLDEADALLGARHNNPGRTAHRETITQFLREWDGLSDMRAFIMVATNRPFDLDEAVLRRLPRKILVDLPLVAERAKILKVMLREEQLAPDVDLDALAKETDLYSGSDLKNLCVSAAMEAVREECRAKEAHDAAMAAAVAAHSEKEEEGSNRPAYEFPERRVLTRKHFEKGMREISASISEDMESLKAIRKFDEQYGDAGGKAARRKARRGIGFEVAGTGRGGTEEARVRKVVVDEDGKGVKVAV; encoded by the coding sequence ATGCCTGTTGCCGGGGCCCGAGCCCTGCTGTCGGCGCAATCCTCATGTTGTCGCCGACTGCCCCGCGCCGTCTCTGGCTCCCTATCCCGTCGCCAGCATGCCAGCCACCCGTCCCTAAGAGGCTTCCGTACCTCTGCCGCCTCCCTCAAAAACGATTCCGACTCGAACTCGAACCCTGCCGACCATAAGAAgcccgaagacgaagacaAAACAACACATGACAAGCCCGCTTCTACCACGACCACTACTTCGACTGGCCAGGAGGAAGCTTCGGCCGACAAGAAGGATACAGAATCCAAAGCGGCCGCCGATGCCTACAAGGAAGCCCTCACGCTCAAGGGAACCCGGGGACGTCATCGGCCCGGCAGGATGGGCGCCGTCAACATCGAGAACAATGTCGCCCCGCAGGCCAGCAGCACCCCGAGCACGCCCTGGGTGAAGCTAGACCCATGGTTCATCGACCACAACGTGTCGCTGTACGAAGCCCGACCCATCGGCGCACCCCAGACCATGCTGTTCCCGCTCGAAGACGTCGACCGCGAGGCCGTGCTGGAGCTGCTGGAGAAGAAGTTCGCCAAGGTCCAGATGACAGCGGAGGACGTCAAGTCGTGGACAAGCATGTTGGACGAGCTGGTACGGCtgcccgaggaggagcgcgAGGCTGCCTTTGAGCAACTGCCCGAATCCTCTAGCCAGCTGCTTAAGAAAGCGCATGCGGCACACAGCACCGCGTTCCTACAGGCGCTGGCTATTGTCCACCAGACGGGCGCGAATCCGGAGCATATCGAGCTGCTGCGCGAGCACCACTCTTCCCGGGAGGATGACATTGTTCGCTTATTGTGGTGGTCGGATAAGCCGCTGTCCGGAGAGGCACAGCGCTGGCTGGCAAATCTTCGATGCGAAGCCCAACCTGGCTCTGGCGCGCTACACGGCAGCCCTTTGGCCAGCAGGCCGGATCCCGAGTATCCAGTCTGCATGGAGCTTCTGGCTGCTATACGTGCCGAGCTGGTGGCGGACGTGCCGCACGGTACCAAGCCGCCAGACTACCACCGGCTCACGACAGTTCTCTCGGTGGTGAACCGTAGGGGTCGCAGTGTCGCCAACCATGTCATTGATGACATTGCCACTGACCTCAAGGCGGACGTAATACACCTGGATGCGTTCAGCTTGGCCCGACTTCTGGGAACACAGTTACAGCAGAACATCCATCACGCTCGGGGCTCGGTTTCCATGTTGGGATACGCCGCTTCCGAGATGAACGGAAGACTGATTAACCGGGATGATGCTGACTCGGATGGCGATGTGGGTGTCCTGCATGTGTCGATGCCGTCCAAGCTGCGGTCCCTCCTCAGCTCCGGCAAGGACTTTGGAAGCTCGCGTTCTGTCGACCCACGCTGGGAAGGGCTCAAGATACAAAATACGCTCAAGGCGATCGTGAGGGCGGCTGATGCCAAGCGGTTTGCTCAGACGGGTACTTATGAGAAGCGTGACCTGATCATCCATCTGCACGACTATGTAGAACTCAGTGAACTGCAAGAAAGTTTGATTACCAGGTTACGAGACATTGTCCATGACTGGCATTTCGAGGAGGCGGCGCACGACGGAAAGAAGATTGTGCTGGTAGGCTCTTCATCTAGTGACATGGACAAGTCGCAGCACTGGCGCAATCAGCTGGTCGAGCTCGGCCGTGAGGGCCATCACATCATCCCCTTCCACGCTTCCCCGTCTACCGAGTGGATGGACAGGAAGGACAACCTCTacgacaacatcaacaacatcaagagCATGCTGGAAGCAAGACTGCCCACCCCAGCCGCTATTGACTTTGATGCGCAAATCAAGTTTGAAGATGACCAGGTCCTTGTAGACGAAAGATACACCGATCTGTTCCAAACCTTGTCGAAACATGTGTTTGACGCCCAATGGGTGTACCGCTTAACCTCCCTCTTGCTGGGCAGTCGATCACCGCCTCCCAAGAAGTACGGCCTCGGCCACCTCAAGTACGCACTCGCCTTCATGAGCGACCGCGACAACCACTGGAAGGGCATCTACTCGGGCATCCGTCCTCCTTACTTTTCCCCACTTTTCCGTCAAAAGGGTGGCGCAAGCAACATATTTGACCAACACATGCCAGAGGGCGGCGACTCACCCACCTCTGGCTTTTCTTCCTCGTGGGCCAGCAGCCAAAGCCAAACCGCCAGCGACAACAAGGACTACGACCAGCATGAGAAGAAGCTTCTGGCCGGTCTCGTGAACGCCAAGGACATCCACACCACCTTTGACGACATCATCGTCCCCGCCGAGACCAAAGAGTCTCTCATCGGcctcacctccctctccctccaacGTCCCGACGCCTTTGCCTACGGCGTGCTCAAAACCGAGCGTATCCCCGGCTGCCTGCTCTACGGGCCCCCCGGCACCGGCAAGACCTTGCTAGCAAAAGCAGTCGCCAAAGAATCCGGCGCCAACATGCTCGAGGTTTCCGCCGCCTCCATCAACGACATGTGGCTCGGCCAATCCGAGAAGAACGTGCgcgccctcttctccttggccCGCAAACTCTCGCCCATGGTCATTTTCCTCGACGAGGCCGACGCGCTCCTCGGCGCCCGCCACAACAACCCTGGCCGCACCGCCCACCGCGAAACCATCACGCAGTTCCTGCGCGAGTGGGACGGCCTCTCCGACATGCGCGCCTTCATCATGGTCGCCACCAACCGGCCCTTTGACCTCGACGAGGCCGTGCTCCGTCGTCTTCCGCGGAAGATCCTCGTCGACTTGCCGCTTGTAGCTGAGCGCGCCAAGATTCTCAAAGTGATGCTTCGCGAGGAACAGCTCGCTCCCGACGTGGACTTGGACGCGCTAGCCAAGGAAACCGATCTCTATTCCGGCTCAGACCTCAAGAACTTGTGTGTCTCGGCTGCGATGGAGGCAGTAAGGGAGGAGTGCCGAGCCAAGGAAGCGCATGATgcggcgatggcggcggcggtggcggcgcattcagagaaggaggaggagggcagtAACCGCCCCGCGTACGAGTTCCCGGAACGGAGAGTCCTGACGAGGAAACACTTTGAAAAGGGCATGCGGGAGATTAGCGCGAGTATCAGCGAGGATATGGAGAGCTTGAAGGCCATTCGCAAGTTTGATGAGCAGTATGGGGATGCCGGGGGCAAGGCGGCGAGAAGGAAGGCAAGGAGGGGGATCGGGTTTGAGGTGGCGGGTacggggaggggagggacgGAGGAGGCGAGAGTGAGGaaggtggttgttgatgaggatggcAAGGGGGTAAAGGTTGCTGTTTAG